A window of the Chloroflexus sp. Y-396-1 genome harbors these coding sequences:
- a CDS encoding phosphomannomutase/phosphoglucomutase gives MGVALNQTIFRAYDIRGIVEVDLDEGIYERLGQATGTLFRREGRQRIVVARDARLSSPRFQAALINGLRSTGMDVIDIGMVATPVMYFAVEALGADAGAIVSASHNPPEFNGLKLRRSEPRFGSEPLPSAAIQEVGQIAASGQFVEGHGNYEQVDIGPAYIESARRWIDFGTHRPRVVLDGGNGVAGPLAVAMYEALGIEVIPLFIEPDGTFPNHHPDPLKVENLRHLQVAVREQQADLGIGLDGDGDRLGVVDSHGEVVFADRYLIVLAKALLAKRKGPVVFDVKCSAVLPQAIRELGGEPIMWKTGYTSLSAKMREIDAVLGGELSGHTIFPWPGRYFDDGAFAGAVLLHALHELGQALTEALAPYPVLPSIDEGRIPFPEERKFAVIDFLRERFAGIYPIIDIDGVRIDFGDGWGLVRASNTEPAITTRFEAQTWERVHAIRDEMLNVVEEFRTLA, from the coding sequence ATGGGCGTAGCGCTCAATCAGACGATTTTTCGGGCGTATGATATTCGGGGGATTGTCGAGGTCGATCTCGACGAAGGTATTTACGAACGTTTAGGTCAAGCAACGGGAACCCTTTTTCGCCGAGAGGGTCGGCAACGGATTGTAGTAGCTCGTGATGCCCGTCTCAGCTCGCCACGTTTTCAAGCAGCGCTAATCAACGGTCTGCGCTCCACCGGCATGGATGTGATCGATATCGGGATGGTAGCGACACCGGTGATGTATTTTGCAGTTGAAGCGTTGGGGGCCGATGCGGGTGCGATTGTGTCGGCCAGTCATAACCCGCCAGAGTTTAATGGGTTGAAGCTGCGACGCTCGGAACCGCGTTTTGGTTCGGAGCCGTTGCCGTCGGCGGCGATTCAAGAGGTAGGACAAATTGCTGCGAGTGGTCAGTTTGTTGAGGGTCACGGGAACTACGAACAGGTCGATATTGGGCCAGCATATATTGAATCCGCACGCCGCTGGATCGATTTTGGAACGCACCGCCCGCGTGTGGTGTTAGATGGTGGTAATGGCGTGGCTGGGCCGCTCGCGGTAGCAATGTACGAAGCCTTGGGGATTGAGGTTATTCCACTATTTATTGAGCCGGATGGAACGTTTCCCAATCACCATCCAGATCCATTAAAGGTCGAGAATCTCCGTCACCTCCAGGTAGCGGTACGTGAACAGCAGGCCGATTTGGGGATTGGCCTCGATGGCGATGGTGACCGGCTAGGGGTGGTTGATAGTCACGGTGAGGTCGTCTTTGCCGATCGCTATCTGATTGTGCTGGCGAAAGCGCTGTTGGCAAAACGTAAAGGGCCGGTGGTCTTCGATGTAAAGTGTAGTGCAGTGTTACCGCAGGCTATCCGCGAGTTAGGGGGTGAGCCGATCATGTGGAAGACCGGCTATACCAGTCTGTCGGCGAAGATGCGCGAAATTGACGCGGTGCTGGGCGGTGAACTGAGTGGGCATACGATCTTTCCCTGGCCGGGTCGCTACTTCGATGATGGTGCCTTCGCCGGCGCGGTGCTGTTGCATGCGTTGCACGAGTTGGGGCAAGCGTTAACCGAGGCGCTCGCTCCGTATCCGGTCTTGCCATCGATTGATGAAGGTCGCATCCCCTTTCCAGAAGAGCGAAAATTTGCGGTGATCGACTTTTTGCGCGAGCGATTTGCCGGTATCTACCCAATCATCGATATTGATGGTGTTAGGATCGATTTCGGCGATGGTTGGGGATTGGTACGGGCTTCGAATACGGAGCCAGCAATTACAACCCGCTTTGAAGCACAGACATGGGAGCGTGTTCACGCTATCCGCGATGAGATGTTGAACGTCGTCGAGGAGTTTCGCACACTGGCATGA
- a CDS encoding Wzz/FepE/Etk N-terminal domain-containing protein, translated as MNDEIDLRPIFQNIIKAWKIIIATILTSALLVGIFKVVTTSPYEARATLLVVNKSTQLQPSTQIISNQPPLTGRTAYDELEDLMKGELLMNRIGALLIDKGLNLQDFQFEVDRQGNTIFLLKVYSATSIGAKEVAELYAQEAIRFIYESYAADNSAILDTSRKLEEARERYQKAQIALEQFIERGEIEATSQEIRRISNAIEGVRAATLNRYNEYLSRMNQIDRMLRDAQLIRERMTRGDTDLSDSLSALLFRVQSTGVSGGPILQLDSSVINGISVTTDDIDIVISSLEAEYGRLQRDVAELSITKFDSFTTVDIENLYNQLFAEQVRLEQLNRQQIELTRERDTAYSLYDTLLRRIDELKLEELSRPITVRHLGTMVYEEPSNVSKSVPFVVLGALVGLIVSVSLIIARSIFSGITAQTPALEPNPASD; from the coding sequence ATGAACGATGAAATTGACCTACGACCAATTTTTCAGAATATTATCAAAGCGTGGAAGATCATTATTGCCACCATTCTCACATCTGCGTTACTGGTTGGGATATTCAAAGTTGTAACGACATCTCCATATGAAGCACGGGCCACACTGCTGGTGGTAAACAAAAGCACGCAATTACAGCCTAGTACACAAATAATTTCAAATCAGCCACCCTTGACAGGTAGAACTGCTTACGATGAGTTGGAAGATCTAATGAAGGGCGAACTGCTCATGAATCGAATTGGGGCATTACTAATAGATAAGGGGTTAAATTTACAAGATTTTCAGTTCGAAGTAGATAGACAGGGTAATACAATCTTTCTTTTGAAGGTCTACAGTGCAACAAGTATTGGGGCAAAAGAAGTAGCCGAGTTGTATGCTCAGGAAGCTATACGCTTCATTTACGAAAGCTATGCTGCCGACAACTCTGCCATACTTGATACATCGCGAAAATTAGAGGAGGCAAGAGAGCGCTACCAGAAAGCTCAGATCGCACTTGAACAGTTTATCGAGCGTGGTGAGATAGAAGCAACATCACAAGAGATTAGGCGCATTTCGAATGCCATTGAAGGAGTGCGTGCGGCGACTCTTAATCGTTACAATGAATACCTGAGTCGAATGAATCAGATTGATCGGATGCTGCGTGACGCTCAGCTAATTCGCGAGAGGATGACACGCGGTGATACAGACCTATCAGACAGCTTATCTGCTCTCTTGTTTCGGGTACAGAGTACTGGCGTAAGTGGTGGGCCAATACTACAGCTTGATTCGTCTGTGATCAATGGTATCTCAGTTACTACAGACGATATTGACATTGTCATCAGTTCTCTAGAAGCAGAGTATGGTCGGTTACAACGCGATGTGGCTGAATTGAGCATCACAAAATTCGATAGTTTCACAACCGTGGATATAGAAAATCTGTATAATCAGTTGTTCGCTGAGCAAGTGCGTCTCGAGCAGTTGAATCGGCAGCAAATAGAGCTGACAAGAGAGCGTGATACAGCGTATTCTCTCTACGATACGCTATTGCGCCGCATCGATGAATTGAAGCTCGAAGAATTATCAAGACCGATAACTGTACGTCATCTTGGTACTATGGTCTATGAAGAGCCTTCTAATGTATCAAAGTCGGTACCGTTCGTAGTTTTGGGTGCATTAGTAGGCTTGATTGTTTCAGTATCCCTAATTATTGCGAGATCGATTTTCTCCGGTATTACAGCTCAGACTCCAGCCTTAGAACCTAATCCAGCTAGTGATTAA
- a CDS encoding phosphoglucomutase — protein MSAYRRPFLQAWEATYTAGLTLEQLRRRAMTVGLALAEQQARCLIAFDTRFLAHFFAQTLAQDLAAKGVNVLLASTPAPLPAIHHALDQKHADCALYVSARNRPYYIGGLLLIADDKSQLTIHPASDPLPPVDFPPPATNVATIDIRTPYIETLRNALDLEAIRRLPMTFFVDAMAGTTAGIITTLFGEGGQARVIEINRDPDPLFGRGAPHPFEASLNRLRKLVRESDSHLGLALSGDGTALAVVEPGGEVLEPFEASLLLAGHLAMHYRQRGLVIAPPPAPNSPLHAQPRQLVAWQDATGMKLELAGDGLYLERQPVVAMTTSGEVVLSRWRGCPDGLLAGLLFCDAAARSNGSLRTLCAALRSQFSAQ, from the coding sequence ATGAGCGCGTATCGACGCCCTTTCCTACAGGCCTGGGAGGCAACGTACACTGCCGGATTGACACTCGAACAACTGCGTCGCCGGGCGATGACGGTTGGCCTAGCATTGGCCGAACAGCAAGCACGTTGTCTTATCGCTTTTGATACGCGCTTTCTGGCACACTTCTTCGCACAGACATTGGCTCAGGACCTGGCGGCGAAGGGGGTGAACGTGTTGCTCGCCAGCACGCCGGCGCCGCTGCCTGCAATCCATCACGCCCTTGATCAGAAGCATGCCGATTGCGCACTGTATGTGTCGGCGCGTAACCGTCCATATTACATCGGCGGGTTGCTCCTGATCGCCGATGATAAGAGTCAGCTTACGATCCATCCGGCAAGCGACCCTTTACCTCCGGTAGATTTTCCGCCTCCTGCGACTAATGTGGCAACAATCGATATACGCACGCCCTACATCGAGACACTCCGTAACGCTCTCGATCTAGAAGCCATTCGGCGTCTTCCAATGACCTTCTTCGTCGATGCAATGGCCGGTACGACTGCGGGAATTATCACAACGCTGTTCGGTGAAGGAGGGCAGGCGCGCGTGATCGAGATTAATCGTGACCCCGATCCACTTTTTGGACGGGGAGCACCACATCCGTTTGAAGCTAGTCTGAATCGTCTACGAAAGCTGGTGCGGGAAAGTGATTCACACCTCGGTCTGGCACTTTCTGGCGATGGCACCGCCCTGGCGGTTGTCGAACCGGGTGGTGAGGTGTTGGAGCCGTTTGAGGCTAGTCTGCTGTTGGCCGGTCATCTGGCAATGCATTATCGACAGCGGGGTCTGGTGATTGCTCCACCGCCAGCCCCCAACAGTCCACTGCATGCCCAACCCAGACAACTGGTGGCCTGGCAGGATGCCACCGGTATGAAGCTGGAGCTGGCCGGTGATGGGTTGTACCTCGAACGCCAACCGGTGGTGGCGATGACAACCAGCGGTGAGGTTGTGCTGAGCCGTTGGCGGGGTTGCCCCGATGGGTTGCTGGCCGGTTTGTTATTTTGTGATGCGGCAGCACGGAGCAATGGTAGTCTCCGCACGCTATGCGCGGCCCTAAGATCACAGTTTAGTGCTCAGTAG
- a CDS encoding glycosyltransferase family 39 protein has protein sequence MAHIEVPVTSSEASTANRIPRWWRFMTLTRDDWLVIRWLAPLAFLHTLIYVFLVPPWQHYDEPGHFLYTAYIIRGGITEPDDVAIAREVADSMYRHRFWSPGVKPDLLSPLPPGIPTDQRQHPPFYYGMMAWLLGPLRYLPVEHQLYAGRIISAFLMTLTVVTVWRAGCIVFPNAPQMAVILALFVATIPAFADLMSAFNSDVLMNFAAATAFLGFAILIRDGWRLTGLGLAILGTMVAVLTKRTAMPLLIPLILALIWSFWRRPLRWWVYLAGSIAFTSVLLMVSFTFDSKGLHSRPWLAMVEQEYLRIKIVPWLLSWGNWEQAWPWYRRTLEIAHNHFWVRLAWGHIAVWPPVGDWFFAGLSVAAIGGLLRGIWQRTLLTPGWQSRWLWLCVIAVVVAWIALFGRLHPLGDRTPYIPRGRYLYWAMLPAMWLLMVGWQQLWPKQWRRLAAYILLITTRVFDLIAMLTLVRFYYMV, from the coding sequence ATGGCACACATCGAAGTACCTGTTACGAGCAGTGAAGCATCGACCGCCAACCGGATACCACGCTGGTGGCGGTTTATGACGCTCACAAGGGACGATTGGCTGGTCATACGCTGGCTGGCGCCACTTGCCTTTCTCCACACCCTGATCTACGTGTTTCTTGTGCCACCCTGGCAGCACTATGATGAGCCGGGTCACTTTTTGTACACGGCGTACATCATCCGTGGTGGAATCACCGAGCCAGACGATGTTGCGATTGCCCGCGAAGTCGCCGATTCAATGTACCGCCACCGCTTCTGGTCACCTGGGGTAAAGCCTGACCTGCTCAGTCCACTCCCTCCCGGTATTCCCACCGATCAGCGACAGCACCCGCCATTCTATTACGGCATGATGGCGTGGCTTCTTGGCCCACTCCGCTACCTGCCGGTTGAACATCAGCTTTACGCTGGTCGCATCATCAGTGCTTTTCTGATGACGTTGACGGTTGTAACCGTATGGCGAGCTGGGTGCATCGTTTTCCCTAATGCGCCGCAGATGGCAGTCATACTGGCGTTGTTCGTTGCGACTATTCCGGCATTTGCTGATCTGATGAGTGCCTTCAATAGTGATGTGCTGATGAACTTTGCTGCGGCAACCGCATTTCTGGGATTTGCCATCCTCATTCGTGACGGTTGGCGGTTGACCGGTTTGGGGCTGGCCATCCTTGGCACGATGGTTGCAGTCCTCACTAAGCGCACAGCAATGCCGCTCCTCATTCCTCTGATTCTGGCGCTGATCTGGAGTTTCTGGAGGCGTCCGCTCCGCTGGTGGGTGTATCTGGCCGGGAGTATTGCCTTCACCAGCGTGCTGCTGATGGTCAGCTTTACCTTCGACAGTAAAGGCTTGCACTCGCGTCCGTGGCTGGCGATGGTCGAGCAAGAGTATCTGCGCATTAAGATCGTGCCATGGCTCCTGTCGTGGGGCAATTGGGAGCAGGCGTGGCCGTGGTATCGACGCACGCTCGAGATTGCGCACAACCATTTTTGGGTACGCCTGGCCTGGGGCCATATCGCGGTCTGGCCACCGGTAGGTGATTGGTTCTTTGCCGGCTTGAGCGTTGCCGCTATCGGTGGTTTGCTGCGCGGGATATGGCAGCGGACATTACTAACGCCAGGCTGGCAATCACGCTGGTTGTGGCTCTGTGTCATAGCGGTTGTGGTTGCCTGGATTGCATTATTCGGACGGTTGCATCCTCTCGGCGATAGGACTCCATATATTCCGCGTGGTCGCTATCTCTACTGGGCGATGCTGCCTGCGATGTGGCTGCTGATGGTAGGCTGGCAACAGCTCTGGCCTAAGCAATGGCGACGGTTGGCAGCTTACATTCTACTGATTACTACAAGAGTTTTTGACCTAATAGCAATGCTAACATTGGTGAGATTCTACTATATGGTTTGA
- a CDS encoding 2-phospho-L-lactate transferase CofD family protein, whose product MKQIINRLSALRYLIPSLSLTFVGIVLLSLGVAYLFIHAYRTVEGLPEMVWWLTLQFLPRPLRGILLITIGLLVLAGGIWQLSGVVVIPRPHQLPADGELVLGYDRTHRPRRVVVISGGAGMLVLAGLSEQVDRMTCIVPITDPVEYYYRASGLLNQPNVYYVVPTPEPLGVVAELDDGTLIDVRHIHLHPELAERYVRQLHLNKDSVPPPITRVTLDAVREADAIILGPGSLFESILPNFLLAEFAEAVRSSSAKKIFVCNLMTEPGRTSGFRVADHIRVIKEYAGLTPDYVLVNAQRIDPETTRIYAAAHQTPVYLDPSDYEEMATLPGDVHSQRGVIIEGSMVIEADLSAAVIQYTTSLDNPLQSRAVRVLRHDGQKLAAALLELMRRM is encoded by the coding sequence ATGAAACAGATTATCAATCGTCTGAGCGCATTACGTTATCTCATCCCGTCGCTCTCGCTAACCTTCGTAGGCATCGTGCTGCTCTCGCTGGGTGTCGCTTACCTTTTCATCCACGCCTACCGTACTGTTGAAGGTCTGCCTGAAATGGTCTGGTGGCTGACCCTGCAATTTCTGCCCCGGCCGCTACGCGGGATATTGCTGATCACTATCGGTCTGCTCGTACTGGCCGGCGGTATCTGGCAGCTTAGTGGTGTGGTGGTGATCCCGCGACCGCATCAGTTACCCGCCGATGGTGAGCTTGTACTAGGCTACGACCGCACCCATCGGCCACGTCGGGTTGTCGTCATCTCTGGTGGCGCCGGGATGCTTGTCTTAGCAGGGTTGAGTGAACAAGTTGATCGGATGACCTGTATCGTACCGATCACCGATCCGGTTGAGTATTACTATCGGGCGTCAGGGCTGCTTAACCAACCGAATGTTTATTATGTTGTACCGACCCCAGAACCGCTCGGTGTGGTGGCCGAGCTTGACGACGGAACGCTGATCGATGTCCGCCATATTCATCTCCATCCTGAGTTGGCCGAGCGGTATGTGCGTCAGTTACACTTGAATAAGGACTCCGTACCACCACCGATCACTCGCGTGACACTCGATGCAGTTCGTGAGGCTGATGCAATTATCTTGGGGCCGGGGAGTCTCTTCGAGAGTATTTTGCCCAATTTTCTGCTGGCGGAGTTCGCTGAAGCGGTGCGTTCGAGCAGCGCGAAGAAGATTTTCGTCTGTAACCTGATGACCGAACCAGGGCGCACGAGTGGGTTTCGCGTGGCCGACCATATTCGGGTAATTAAGGAGTACGCCGGTCTTACCCCAGATTATGTATTGGTCAATGCGCAGCGTATTGATCCAGAGACGACTCGCATCTACGCTGCCGCCCATCAGACGCCGGTGTACCTTGATCCGAGTGATTACGAAGAGATGGCAACACTGCCCGGTGATGTGCATAGTCAGCGTGGAGTGATCATCGAAGGGAGTATGGTCATCGAGGCCGATCTATCGGCGGCGGTCATTCAGTACACAACGTCGCTCGATAATCCGCTGCAGAGTCGCGCTGTGCGCGTGTTGCGCCACGATGGGCAGAAGCTGGCGGCTGCCCTGCTTGAGCTGATGCGGCGCATGTAG
- a CDS encoding HEPN domain-containing protein encodes MNRWKDWYEQGKRDYTRALLDIQYGYYEWACFTLQQSSEKVIKALGLVKGITLWGHSLTEMLKRLKQDLEIPEEVLDSARLLDMYYIPPRYPNGFAAGKPADYFTERQAREGLYAADRVIQFCESYLPES; translated from the coding sequence ATGAATCGCTGGAAAGACTGGTACGAGCAAGGAAAGCGAGACTACACGCGCGCCCTCCTAGACATTCAATACGGGTACTACGAATGGGCCTGCTTTACGTTGCAACAATCGTCTGAGAAGGTGATCAAGGCATTAGGTCTCGTTAAAGGGATAACCCTGTGGGGGCACTCTCTTACCGAAATGCTCAAACGTTTGAAACAAGACCTGGAAATACCCGAGGAAGTGTTAGATAGCGCCCGTCTGTTGGATATGTATTACATTCCACCGCGCTACCCAAACGGTTTTGCGGCAGGGAAGCCGGCTGACTATTTTACCGAACGACAGGCGAGAGAAGGTCTCTATGCGGCGGATCGAGTCATACAGTTCTGTGAAAGCTATCTCCCTGAATCGTGA
- a CDS encoding nucleotidyltransferase domain-containing protein, with product MRQLREVSAKALAIFPHLREVRLIGSLATGSHTGTSDADLLLQVNEPIANPLEVIRPYFFFFSRHLDIGIDMLIYDKVVADEVQQMLRGSIVLASRIGDEEH from the coding sequence ATGCGACAATTGCGAGAGGTCTCTGCGAAAGCATTGGCGATCTTCCCCCACCTGCGAGAGGTACGACTCATCGGCTCACTGGCAACCGGTTCTCATACCGGAACGAGTGATGCTGATCTGCTGTTGCAAGTGAATGAGCCGATTGCAAATCCGCTGGAAGTGATCAGACCATACTTCTTCTTTTTTTCACGCCATCTCGATATAGGGATCGACATGCTGATCTACGATAAGGTAGTTGCAGACGAAGTACAGCAGATGCTGCGGGGAAGCATCGTGTTGGCCAGTCGAATAGGTGATGAAGAACATTAA